From one Lolium rigidum isolate FL_2022 unplaced genomic scaffold, APGP_CSIRO_Lrig_0.1 contig_42008_1, whole genome shotgun sequence genomic stretch:
- the LOC124681413 gene encoding late embryogenesis abundant protein 17-like — MSSRQADKREARAEAAARSAAEEIARSRDERVMQAEKDALRAADEIARARAEREHGVGAHADNTHGAGAGGGGILGSIASAVGRTFGAAKDTTAEKTYQAADYTGEKARETNDSLARKTSETAEATKNKLGEYKDYTAEKATEAKDTVAQKTSETAEATKNKLGEYKDALAGKTQEAKDTTAQKAQEMKDATAQKARQATDTTKQKTSEYADATKGTAQQAKERTMATSQTAADKARETTGAHDFDRYQGTGLFGALGNMTGAIKEKLTLSSGAQPHEGAGHAVRLGGDDERAVKERAAEKAASVYFEEKDRLARERAAERVDK, encoded by the exons ATGTCGTCCAGGCAAGCTGACAAGAGAGAGGCGCGTGCGGAGGCGGCCGCGAGGAGCGCGGCGGAGGAGATCGCCCGGTCGCGGGACGAGCGCGTGATGCAGGCGGAGAAGGACGCCCTGCGCGCCGCGGACGAGATCGCGCGCGCCCGCGCGGAACGGGAGCACGGCGTCGGTGCCCACGCCGACAACACTCACGGTGCCGGCGCCGGAGGTGGCGGCATCCTGGGGTCCATCGCGAGCGCGGTGGGCCGCACGTTCGGCGCCGCCAAGGACACCACTGCGGAGAAGACGTACCAGGCGGCGGACTACACCGGCGAGAAGGCCAGGGAGACCAATGACAGCCTCGCGCGGAAGACGAGCGAGACGGCGGAGGCGACCAAGAACAAGCTGGGCGAGTACAAGGACTACACCGCCGAGAAGGCGACGGAGGCCAAGGACACGGTGGCGCAGAAGACGAGCGAGACCGCCGAGGCCACCAAGAACAAGCTCGGGGAGTACAAGGACGCTCTGGCCGGGAAGACGCAGGAGGCCAAGGACACCACCGCCCAGAAGGCGCAGGAGATGAAGGACGCCACCGCCCAGAAGGCGAGGCAGGCAACGGATACGACCAAGCAGAAGACCAGCGAGTACGCCGACGCCACCAAGGGGACCGCCCAGCAGGCCAAGGAGAGGACCATGGCGACCTCGCAGACCGCCGCCGACAAGGCCAGGGAGACGACCGGCGCCCACGATTTCGATAGGTAT cagggAACCGGCCTGTTCGGGGCGCTGGGCAACATGACGGGCGCGATCAAGGAGAAGCTGACGCTGAGCTCGGGAGCGCAGCCGCACGAGGGAGCAGGCCACGCCGTCCGGCtgggcggcgacgacgagcgcgCGGTGAAGGAGCGAGCGGCGGAGAAGGCGGCGTCCGTCTACTTCGAGGAGAAGGACCGGCTGGCCAGGGAGCGCGCGGCGGAGCGGGTGGACAAGTGA
- the LOC124681414 gene encoding ELMO domain-containing protein A-like yields the protein MATSNLRRRLHHADVDGRKNEHVDITDVDSLDEPLLGRSSYENRGSEVYNPRRQDLWDDDDDDRKKELLHWSFLFSNLIAQWAQWLANIIASSGSMFGRLFPFTSDNENGNPVYLTPLQEERLDNLRRRLQISFDGSRIEHQDALRQLWKLAYPSREIPPLKSELWKEMGWQGTDPSTDFRGGGYISLENLIFFARNYPGSFQMLLNKVQGQRSDWEYPFAVAGINISFMLIQMLDLQSTVPSSKPGIRFVALLEQDENAFDHLYCVAFRMLDAQWLVKRASYMEFNEVMKSTKTQLERELVLEDVLAVKDLPSYTMLDK from the exons ATGGCAACGAGCAATTTGAGGCGGAGGCTCCACCACGCGGACGTTGATGGAAGGAAGAATGAACATGTAGACATAACCGATGTAGATTCCCTCGATGAACCTCTATTAGGGAGGTCTAGCTATGAAAATCGTGGATCGGAG GTGTATAACCCCAGAAGGCAAGACCTgtgggatgatgatgatgatgataggaAAAAGGAACTACTGCACTGGTCATTCCTTTTCTCAAATTTGATTGCGCAGTGGGCACAGTGGTTAG CAAATATTATTGCAAGCTCCGGGTCAATGTTTGGCAGATTGTTTCCCTTTACTTCAGATAATGAAAACGGCAATCCAGTATATCTTACCCCTTTGCAG GAAGAAAGATTGGATAATTTAAGACGCAGATTACAGATATCTTTTGATGGCTCCCGTATTGAGCATCAA GATGCCTTGAGACAACTTTGGAAGTTAGCTTACCCGAGTCGCGAGATTCCTCCCCTAAAATCAGAACTATGGAAGGAGATGGGTTGGCAAGGCACTGATCCATCAACAGATTTCAG AGGTGGTGGATACATATCGTTGGAGAACCTCATATTTTTCGCTAGGAACTACCCT GGTTCCTTTCAGATGCTTCTGAACAAAGTACAAGGGCAGAGATCCGATTGGGAGTACCCATTTGCAGTTGCCGGTATCAATATTTCGTTCATGCTGATCCAGATGTTGGATCTACAGTCAA CCGTTCCGTCTTCAAAACCAGGAATTCGTTTTGTGGCACTGCTTGAACAAGATGAGAATGCGTTTGATCACCTGTACTGTGTAGCCTTCCGGATGCTTGATGCCCAGTGGCTTGTGAAACGGGCTTCATATATGGAGTTCAAT GAGGTGATGAAATCCACGAAAACTCAGTTGGAGCGTGAGCTCGTTTTAGAGGATGTACTGGCGGTGAAGGACCTGCCGTCTTACACAATGCTGGACAAATGA